The Streptomyces sp. Je 1-332 genome has a window encoding:
- a CDS encoding enoyl-CoA hydratase/isomerase family protein: MIDTIGTDIPEGEERLRLDIEDGLGILTLCYPKKLNAWSWESTRQLGLFADRIRFDDSIRAVLLRAEGRAFCAGIDITAHIGGVIEGRSGSEQTRNYYEALRWVHERFRAFAGLPQPIVAAVQGYCLGFGFELALMADVRIASDDAVFALPEAQIGVTVDAGGDLRIAREAGAGWAKLLSLTGRRIDAATAERLRLVQLVTSVDEVTKTAREIAAEIAANGPLAVQGIKRGIDAYADAGMDAALDRVAMNAAITLTSEDSRAGYAAKGERRTARFEGK, translated from the coding sequence ATGATCGACACCATCGGCACGGACATCCCGGAGGGCGAGGAGAGGCTGCGCCTCGACATCGAGGACGGCCTCGGCATCCTCACCCTCTGCTACCCGAAGAAGCTCAACGCGTGGAGCTGGGAGTCCACGCGCCAGTTGGGCCTCTTCGCCGACCGGATCCGTTTCGACGACTCGATCAGGGCGGTCCTGCTGCGGGCAGAGGGGCGGGCCTTCTGTGCGGGGATCGACATCACCGCGCACATCGGTGGTGTGATCGAAGGCCGTTCGGGCTCCGAGCAGACGCGCAACTACTACGAGGCCCTGCGCTGGGTCCATGAACGGTTCCGCGCCTTCGCCGGCCTTCCGCAGCCCATCGTCGCCGCCGTGCAGGGGTACTGCCTCGGGTTCGGCTTCGAGCTCGCGCTGATGGCGGACGTACGGATCGCGTCCGACGACGCGGTGTTCGCGCTTCCCGAGGCGCAGATCGGTGTCACGGTGGACGCGGGCGGCGATCTGCGCATCGCGCGCGAGGCCGGGGCGGGCTGGGCCAAGCTGCTCTCGCTCACCGGACGCCGCATCGACGCGGCCACGGCCGAACGGCTTCGGCTGGTGCAACTCGTCACGTCCGTGGACGAGGTGACCAAGACGGCCCGTGAGATCGCCGCGGAGATCGCGGCGAACGGCCCGCTGGCCGTCCAGGGCATCAAGCGGGGCATCGACGCGTACGCGGACGCGGGGATGGACGCCGCTCTCGACCGGGTCGCGATGAACGCGGCGATCACGCTGACGTCCGAGGACTCGCGTGCGGGGTACGCGGCGAAGGGGGAGAGGCGGACAGCGCGGTTCGAGGGCAAGTAA
- a CDS encoding PIG-L deacetylase family protein has protein sequence MTEPLNENDQLTPMPEDWQRALAVVAHPDDLEYGCSGAIAGWTDGGREVAYLLASRGEAGIDTLDPATCGPLREREQRASAAVVGVSAVEFLDHKDGVIEYGTALRRDIAAAVRRHRPELVITLNHRDTWGGVAWNTPDHVAVGRATLDAVADAGNRWIFPELIEEDALEPWNGVRWVAIAGSSSPTHAVDATAGLERAVASLLEHRTYIEALTTEDPEKYCREFLVGYAEQLAPRFGGKPAVAFEVFSR, from the coding sequence ATGACAGAGCCGTTGAACGAGAACGACCAGCTCACCCCCATGCCCGAGGACTGGCAGCGGGCCCTTGCCGTCGTCGCCCACCCCGACGACCTGGAGTACGGCTGCTCGGGAGCGATCGCCGGATGGACGGACGGCGGGCGCGAGGTCGCCTATCTCCTGGCCAGCCGCGGTGAGGCCGGCATCGACACGCTCGACCCCGCCACGTGCGGTCCGCTGCGCGAACGTGAGCAGCGGGCGAGCGCGGCCGTCGTCGGTGTGTCGGCCGTGGAGTTCCTCGACCACAAGGACGGCGTGATCGAGTACGGGACGGCGCTGCGCCGCGACATCGCCGCCGCGGTCCGCAGGCACCGGCCCGAGCTCGTCATCACGCTCAACCACCGCGACACGTGGGGCGGCGTCGCCTGGAACACCCCGGACCACGTCGCCGTCGGCCGCGCCACGCTCGACGCCGTCGCGGACGCGGGCAACCGCTGGATCTTCCCCGAGCTGATCGAGGAGGACGCGCTCGAGCCCTGGAACGGCGTGCGCTGGGTGGCCATCGCCGGTTCGTCGTCGCCCACCCACGCGGTGGACGCGACGGCCGGGCTCGAGCGCGCCGTGGCCTCGCTCCTCGAACACCGCACGTACATCGAGGCGTTGACGACGGAGGATCCCGAGAAGTACTGCCGCGAGTTCCTCGTGGGCTACGCAGAGCAGCTGGCGCCACGCTTCGGCGGTAAGCCCGCGGTGGCCTTCGAGGTCTTCAGCCGCTGA
- a CDS encoding alpha/beta fold hydrolase: MPPGALLTATATYRQPGVVLTDHRFSVPLDHDAPAGERIEVFAREAVASAHADASLPWLVYLQGGPGFGANRFVGKEAWLGRALQDYRVLLLDQRGTGSSTPATRQTLPLRGGPREQADYLTHFRADSIVRDCELIRRELTGGAPWTVLGQSFGGFCATHYLSAAPEGLHTAIITGGLPTLDGHADDVYRAAYPRMERKTRAHYARYPQDVERARRIAAHIAEHEPVLNGGYRLTVEAFQSLGMLLGSGDGSHRLHYLLEDAFVRTPAGHTLSDAFQEGVQAALSHWSHPLFALLHESIYGQGDRPTDWSAQRLRGEFPQFDPGKTLAGDAPLLFTGEAVQRRQFDCDPALRPLRETAGLLAARTGWTPLYDTARLAANEVPAAAAIYHDDLYVDTEQSLRTARSIRGLRTWVTDEYEHDGLRAGSPRVLDRLLALARDEA; the protein is encoded by the coding sequence ATGCCGCCAGGAGCCCTCTTGACCGCCACCGCCACCTACCGTCAGCCCGGCGTCGTCCTCACCGACCACCGCTTCTCCGTGCCCCTGGACCACGACGCCCCGGCGGGGGAGCGGATCGAGGTCTTCGCGCGGGAGGCCGTGGCGAGCGCGCACGCGGACGCGAGCCTGCCGTGGCTGGTGTATCTGCAGGGTGGCCCGGGGTTCGGGGCCAACCGGTTCGTGGGCAAGGAGGCGTGGCTCGGCAGGGCTCTGCAGGACTACCGGGTGCTCCTGCTCGACCAGCGCGGAACCGGCAGCTCCACTCCGGCGACGCGCCAGACGCTCCCGCTGCGCGGCGGCCCTCGCGAACAGGCCGACTACCTCACGCACTTCCGAGCCGACTCCATCGTCCGCGACTGCGAGCTGATCCGCCGCGAGCTGACCGGCGGCGCTCCCTGGACCGTACTCGGCCAGAGCTTCGGCGGCTTCTGCGCGACCCACTACCTGTCGGCGGCCCCCGAAGGGCTGCACACCGCCATCATCACCGGCGGCCTGCCCACCCTCGACGGCCACGCGGACGACGTCTACCGCGCCGCCTATCCGCGCATGGAGCGCAAGACCCGCGCCCACTACGCCCGCTATCCCCAGGACGTCGAGCGCGCCCGCCGCATCGCCGCCCACATCGCCGAGCACGAGCCGGTCCTGAACGGCGGCTACCGCCTCACCGTCGAGGCGTTCCAGTCCCTCGGCATGCTGCTCGGCTCGGGCGACGGCAGCCACCGCCTCCACTACCTCCTCGAAGACGCCTTCGTGCGGACCCCGGCGGGGCACACGCTCTCCGACGCGTTCCAGGAAGGCGTACAGGCCGCGCTCTCGCACTGGAGCCACCCCCTGTTCGCGCTCCTGCACGAATCCATCTACGGTCAGGGCGACCGGCCCACGGACTGGTCGGCGCAGCGGCTGCGCGGGGAGTTCCCGCAGTTCGACCCGGGCAAGACGCTCGCCGGTGACGCGCCGCTCCTGTTCACCGGGGAAGCCGTCCAGCGCCGCCAGTTCGACTGCGACCCCGCCCTGCGGCCGCTGCGCGAGACCGCCGGCCTCCTCGCCGCACGCACCGGCTGGACGCCCCTGTACGACACGGCACGCCTCGCCGCGAACGAGGTACCGGCAGCCGCCGCGATCTACCACGACGACCTGTACGTCGACACCGAACAGTCGCTGCGCACCGCCCGCTCCATCCGCGGCCTGCGGACGTGGGTCACCGACGAGTACGAGCACGACGGGCTCCGGGCGGGTTCGCCCCGCGTCCTCGACCGGCTCCTCGCCCTCGCCAGGGACGAGGCCTGA
- a CDS encoding LacI family DNA-binding transcriptional regulator, whose product MVGIKDVAKHAGVSVGTVSNVINRPDVVSEETRHRVQSVIDRLGYVRSESARQLRAGQSRIMALLVLDMGNPFFVDVARGAERAALDAGLRVMMCNSGQSPSEEAEYLALFAEQRVRGVLLTPADATGRNIEAFRRHSIPFVLVDRVAEGATECSVSVDDVLGGALAVRHLVDTGHRSIAYVSGPPGLNQVKDRRQGALQALTEAGLPASALRELPTERLDVAAGRDAGARVLGLAERPTAVFCANDLLALGVLQAMYAAGVSVPEDIAIVGYDDIEFAAAAVVPLTSVRQPAIKMGAMAAELLLEETEADADPGQHGHRRVVLQPELVVRRSSLTPR is encoded by the coding sequence ATGGTCGGCATCAAAGACGTGGCGAAGCACGCCGGCGTGTCGGTGGGCACCGTGTCGAACGTGATCAACCGCCCGGACGTCGTCTCCGAGGAGACACGCCACCGGGTGCAGTCCGTGATCGACCGGCTCGGCTACGTCCGCAGCGAGTCCGCGCGGCAGCTGCGCGCGGGGCAGAGCCGCATCATGGCGCTGCTCGTGCTCGACATGGGCAACCCCTTCTTCGTGGACGTCGCGCGCGGCGCCGAGCGGGCCGCGCTCGACGCCGGGCTGCGCGTCATGATGTGCAACAGCGGACAGAGCCCCTCCGAAGAGGCCGAGTATCTGGCGCTCTTCGCCGAACAACGGGTACGCGGCGTGCTGCTGACCCCGGCGGACGCCACCGGACGCAACATCGAGGCCTTCCGCAGGCACTCCATCCCGTTCGTCCTGGTCGACCGGGTCGCCGAGGGCGCCACCGAGTGCTCCGTCTCCGTGGACGACGTCCTCGGCGGCGCGCTCGCGGTGCGCCATCTCGTCGACACGGGGCACCGCAGCATCGCGTACGTGAGCGGTCCGCCCGGACTCAACCAGGTCAAGGACCGCAGGCAGGGGGCGCTGCAAGCCCTCACCGAGGCCGGGCTTCCGGCGTCGGCGCTGCGGGAGCTGCCCACCGAACGCCTCGACGTGGCCGCGGGACGCGACGCGGGCGCCCGCGTCCTCGGCCTCGCCGAGCGGCCGACGGCCGTCTTCTGCGCCAACGACCTGCTCGCTCTGGGCGTGCTCCAGGCGATGTACGCGGCCGGGGTGAGCGTGCCCGAGGACATCGCCATCGTGGGTTACGACGACATCGAGTTCGCCGCGGCGGCCGTCGTCCCGCTCACCTCGGTGCGCCAGCCCGCCATCAAGATGGGCGCGATGGCCGCGGAGCTCCTCCTGGAGGAGACCGAGGCGGACGCCGACCCCGGTCAGCACGGACACCGGCGCGTGGTGCTCCAGCCGGAGCTCGTGGTGCGGCGCTCCAGCCTGACGCCCCGCTGA
- the rhaS gene encoding rhamnose ABC transporter substrate-binding protein, whose translation MRRTALTRACVTLAAVTSLALTATACGGTTKESSKDDDAAKASNAKADPNAPTKKDLTVAFLPKQVNNPYFTVADKGGEKALKELGSTYKETGPNSATDTSGQVSYVNTLTQQQVDAMAVSAQDPGALCTALKQAMKNDIKVVTYDSDTNPGCRDVFVSQSSAEALGRTQVELLGKQLDYKGDIAILSAAQTATNQNTWIGFMKDELKKPKYKNMKLVKTAYGNDDAQQSFQQTQGLLQEHPKLAGIISPTTVGIKAAAQYLSGSKYKGKVKLTGLGTPNDMRQYVKNGTVEGFELWDPAKLGALAAHTAVALKSGQITGKKGEKFEAGDLGSFTIGDKGVVDLGEPTVFDKKNIDQYKF comes from the coding sequence GTGCGCCGCACCGCCCTCACCCGCGCCTGCGTGACCCTGGCAGCCGTCACCTCGCTCGCCCTCACCGCCACCGCCTGCGGCGGCACCACCAAGGAGTCGTCGAAGGACGACGACGCGGCCAAGGCATCGAACGCCAAGGCCGATCCCAACGCGCCGACCAAGAAGGACCTCACGGTCGCCTTCCTGCCCAAGCAGGTCAACAACCCCTACTTCACCGTCGCCGACAAGGGCGGTGAGAAGGCGCTCAAGGAGCTCGGATCGACGTACAAGGAGACGGGACCCAACAGCGCCACCGACACCAGCGGACAGGTCTCCTACGTCAACACGCTCACCCAGCAGCAGGTCGACGCGATGGCCGTCTCCGCGCAGGACCCCGGCGCCCTGTGCACGGCCCTCAAGCAGGCCATGAAGAACGACATCAAGGTCGTCACCTACGACTCGGACACCAACCCCGGATGCCGTGACGTGTTCGTCTCGCAGTCCAGCGCCGAGGCGCTCGGCCGCACCCAGGTGGAGCTCCTGGGCAAGCAGCTCGACTACAAGGGAGACATCGCGATCCTCTCCGCGGCCCAGACCGCGACGAACCAGAACACCTGGATCGGGTTCATGAAGGACGAGCTGAAGAAGCCCAAGTACAAGAACATGAAGCTGGTCAAGACCGCCTACGGCAACGACGACGCCCAGCAGTCCTTCCAGCAGACCCAGGGCCTCCTCCAGGAGCACCCGAAGCTGGCCGGGATCATCTCCCCGACCACCGTCGGCATCAAGGCCGCCGCCCAGTACCTCTCGGGATCGAAGTACAAGGGCAAGGTCAAGCTCACCGGCCTCGGCACCCCCAACGACATGCGCCAGTACGTGAAGAACGGCACCGTAGAGGGCTTCGAGCTGTGGGACCCGGCCAAGCTCGGCGCCCTCGCCGCGCACACCGCGGTGGCCCTGAAGTCCGGCCAGATCACCGGCAAGAAGGGTGAGAAGTTCGAGGCGGGCGACCTCGGCAGCTTCACCATCGGCGACAAGGGAGTCGTCGATCTCGGCGAGCCGACCGTCTTCGACAAGAAGAACATCGACCAGTACAAATTCTGA
- a CDS encoding ABC transporter permease, with protein sequence MADSNRLDVTRAIRWDTVVGALLVVLLLMSFSFVDGFGNALNLSFLIGNTLPIALIALPMTLLVVSGEIDLSVASTAGLSGAVMGALWNAGMAIETTIPLVLLLGVVCGLVNGLLVTRLGLPSLAVTIGTMAAYRGIAQIVLGSDAVTDFPSQYLDFAAGRIGDTFLPYAFLPFLALLAIAVIVLHATPFGRSLFAIGANEEAARFAGVRVKRHKLWLFVATGLMASLTGIFWALHYASARFDNATGLELSVVAAVLLGGIDFDGGKGTLGGAIAGVFLLGALQNAMSLLNVSAQSQIVVTGVLLVVSVLGPRVARQIAVARAGRRAAAPAR encoded by the coding sequence ATGGCTGACTCCAACCGGCTCGACGTCACGCGCGCCATCCGCTGGGACACCGTTGTCGGCGCTCTCCTTGTCGTGCTCCTCCTGATGTCGTTCTCCTTTGTCGACGGTTTCGGCAACGCCCTCAACCTGTCGTTCCTCATCGGCAACACGCTGCCCATCGCGCTGATCGCACTGCCGATGACGCTTCTCGTCGTCTCCGGAGAGATCGATCTGTCGGTGGCGTCGACCGCGGGGCTCTCCGGAGCCGTGATGGGCGCCCTCTGGAACGCGGGCATGGCCATCGAGACGACCATCCCGCTCGTGCTCCTCCTCGGAGTCGTCTGCGGCCTCGTCAACGGTCTCCTGGTCACCCGCCTCGGGCTGCCCTCGCTCGCCGTGACCATCGGCACCATGGCCGCCTACCGCGGCATCGCGCAGATCGTCCTCGGCTCGGACGCCGTCACCGACTTCCCCTCGCAGTACCTGGACTTCGCGGCCGGGCGCATCGGCGACACCTTCCTGCCGTACGCCTTCCTGCCCTTCCTCGCGCTGCTCGCGATCGCCGTCATCGTCCTGCACGCCACGCCCTTCGGGCGCTCGCTCTTCGCGATCGGCGCCAACGAGGAGGCGGCGCGGTTCGCCGGCGTCCGCGTCAAGCGGCACAAGCTGTGGCTGTTCGTCGCCACGGGGCTCATGGCCTCCCTCACGGGAATCTTCTGGGCCCTGCACTACGCGAGCGCCCGCTTCGACAACGCCACCGGCCTCGAACTGTCCGTCGTCGCCGCCGTCCTGCTCGGCGGCATCGACTTCGACGGCGGCAAGGGGACCCTCGGCGGCGCGATCGCCGGAGTCTTCCTGCTCGGCGCCCTGCAGAACGCCATGAGCCTGCTCAACGTCTCCGCACAGTCGCAGATCGTCGTCACCGGCGTGCTGCTCGTGGTGTCCGTCCTCGGGCCGCGCGTGGCCCGCCAGATCGCCGTCGCCCGAGCGGGCCGCCGCGCCGCGGCTCCCGCCCGCTGA
- a CDS encoding ABC transporter permease, translating to MSVTTQSPAPTVDPEKAAGTRLVDRVFKMRELAILLVFLVMIGITQAGNSEFLSEQGIKDLLLNATILVLVATGQALVVITRNVDLSVGSTLGISAFAAGNYLQGGGDSTVAILLAVALGVGCGLLNGALVSLGQVPALVVTLGTLYVIRGVDSIWVGSRQITASDLPDGFVDFGSGGISAVPYLGLIALAVLVAVAYYLRHFGGGRELYALGSNPEAARLAGIPVRKRILAAYTACGALAGLAGALYLARFGNVDSATGNGYELTVVSAVVVGGVVFTGGSGSVYGAALGALLLTSINSVLPALGVSSVWVLAINGVLLVLAIAVDRIVALRVAKALTKRAASNRRAGRHG from the coding sequence ATGAGTGTGACCACCCAGAGTCCCGCGCCCACCGTCGACCCGGAGAAGGCCGCGGGAACGCGCCTGGTGGACCGCGTCTTCAAGATGCGCGAACTCGCCATCCTCCTTGTCTTCCTGGTGATGATCGGCATCACCCAGGCGGGCAACAGTGAGTTCCTGTCCGAGCAGGGCATCAAGGACCTGCTCCTGAACGCGACCATCCTGGTCCTCGTCGCCACCGGTCAGGCCCTCGTGGTCATCACCCGCAACGTCGACCTGTCGGTCGGCTCGACGCTCGGGATCAGCGCATTCGCCGCCGGCAACTACCTCCAGGGCGGCGGCGACTCGACGGTCGCGATCCTCCTCGCGGTCGCGCTCGGCGTCGGCTGCGGCCTGCTCAACGGGGCGCTCGTCAGCCTCGGCCAAGTGCCCGCCCTCGTCGTCACCCTCGGCACCCTCTACGTCATCCGGGGTGTCGACTCCATCTGGGTCGGCTCCCGGCAGATCACCGCGTCCGACCTGCCGGACGGCTTCGTCGACTTCGGCTCCGGCGGGATCTCGGCTGTGCCGTACCTGGGTCTCATCGCGCTCGCCGTCCTGGTCGCGGTCGCCTACTACCTGCGGCACTTCGGCGGTGGACGCGAGCTCTACGCACTCGGCTCCAACCCCGAGGCCGCCCGGCTCGCCGGCATCCCGGTACGCAAGCGCATCCTCGCCGCCTACACCGCGTGCGGAGCGCTCGCCGGGCTCGCGGGAGCGCTGTATCTGGCCCGCTTCGGCAACGTCGACTCCGCCACCGGCAACGGCTACGAACTCACCGTCGTCAGCGCCGTCGTGGTCGGCGGCGTCGTCTTCACCGGCGGCTCCGGCAGCGTCTACGGCGCGGCGCTCGGCGCGCTGCTCCTGACCTCCATCAACAGCGTGCTGCCCGCGCTCGGCGTCAGCTCCGTGTGGGTGCTCGCCATCAACGGCGTGCTGCTCGTCCTGGCCATCGCCGTCGACCGGATCGTCGCCCTGCGCGTCGCCAAGGCCCTGACGAAGAGGGCCGCATCGAACAGAAGGGCTGGCCGACATGGCTGA
- a CDS encoding sugar ABC transporter ATP-binding protein: MREPPVLAVQGLSKSFGAVRALHDVSLELYAGEAHALAGENGAGKSTLIKTLAGVHRPDAGGLSLDGSPVVFQGPGDARDAGVAVIYQEPTLFPDLSVAENIFMGRQPRRSLGRVDHKAVHAAAAALFKRLDVDLDPDQPARGLSIADQQIVEIAKALSFDARVLIMDEPTAALTGSEVARLFGVVRTLREQGAAVLFISHRLEEIFELCQRVTTLRDGGLIASEPLEGLTEDDLVRRMVGRDLDELYPKQETRVGEVALSVRRLTREGIFTDVSFDVRRGEIVGLAGLVGAGRSEVARAVFGVDKWDAGTVEVQGRELVNGAPSTAMAAGLALVPEDRRAQGLVMDMSIERNIGLTGLRTTVRAGLMDRGAERSRSLDWAVRLQVKYARIADAVGTLSGGNQQKVVLAKWLATRPQVLIVDEPTRGIDVGTKAEVHRLLSELAADGVAVLMISSDLPEILGMADRVLVMHEGRLAAEIPRARATEESVMAAATGRTA; the protein is encoded by the coding sequence ATGAGAGAGCCCCCCGTCCTTGCCGTGCAGGGCCTGAGCAAGTCCTTCGGGGCTGTGCGCGCCCTGCACGACGTCTCCCTGGAGCTGTACGCCGGTGAGGCGCACGCCCTCGCGGGTGAGAACGGCGCAGGGAAATCCACCCTCATCAAGACCCTCGCCGGGGTCCATCGCCCCGACGCGGGGGGGCTGTCGCTCGACGGGTCCCCGGTCGTCTTTCAGGGCCCGGGAGACGCCAGGGACGCGGGCGTCGCCGTCATCTACCAGGAGCCGACGCTCTTTCCCGACCTCTCCGTTGCGGAGAACATCTTCATGGGGCGCCAGCCGCGCCGCTCGTTGGGCCGCGTCGACCACAAGGCCGTGCACGCCGCGGCCGCCGCGCTCTTCAAGCGCCTGGACGTGGACCTCGACCCCGACCAGCCCGCCCGCGGCCTGTCCATCGCCGACCAGCAGATCGTCGAGATCGCCAAGGCGCTCTCCTTCGACGCCCGGGTCCTGATCATGGACGAGCCGACCGCGGCGCTCACCGGCAGCGAGGTGGCCCGCCTCTTCGGCGTCGTGCGCACGCTGCGCGAACAAGGCGCCGCGGTGCTTTTCATCTCGCATCGCCTGGAGGAGATCTTCGAGCTGTGCCAGCGCGTCACGACGCTGCGGGACGGCGGTCTGATCGCGAGCGAGCCGCTCGAAGGCCTGACCGAGGACGATCTCGTACGCCGCATGGTGGGCCGCGACCTCGACGAGCTCTACCCGAAGCAGGAGACGAGGGTCGGCGAAGTCGCGCTCAGCGTCCGCCGGTTGACCCGTGAGGGCATCTTCACCGACGTCTCGTTCGATGTGCGGCGCGGCGAGATCGTCGGGCTCGCGGGGCTCGTCGGGGCCGGACGGAGCGAGGTCGCGCGGGCCGTGTTCGGCGTCGACAAGTGGGACGCCGGGACGGTCGAGGTGCAAGGGAGGGAGCTGGTCAACGGCGCCCCGAGCACCGCCATGGCGGCCGGGCTCGCGCTCGTCCCGGAGGACCGCCGTGCCCAGGGCCTGGTGATGGACATGTCGATCGAGCGCAACATCGGACTCACCGGACTGCGGACGACCGTGCGCGCGGGCCTCATGGACCGTGGCGCCGAACGCAGCCGTTCGCTCGACTGGGCGGTGCGCCTCCAGGTGAAGTACGCGCGCATCGCCGACGCGGTCGGCACCTTGTCCGGCGGCAACCAGCAGAAGGTCGTCCTCGCCAAGTGGCTCGCCACCCGGCCCCAGGTCCTGATCGTCGACGAACCCACCCGCGGCATCGACGTCGGCACCAAGGCCGAAGTGCACCGTCTGCTCTCCGAACTCGCCGCCGACGGGGTCGCGGTCCTGATGATCTCCTCCGACCTGCCGGAGATCCTCGGCATGGCCGACCGGGTGCTCGTCATGCACGAAGGGCGGCTCGCCGCCGAGATCCCGCGCGCGCGGGCGACCGAGGAGTCCGTGATGGCGGCAGCCACGGGGAGGACGGCATGA